One part of the Phycisphaeraceae bacterium genome encodes these proteins:
- a CDS encoding MoxR family ATPase: MPDSQPIDVASLKSPEAVREAVARFGADYARVREEIGRVIVGQREVVDGVLTCLFTGGHVLLEGVPGLGKTLLIRSLGRALSLSFSRVQFTPDLMPADISGTTIVTEQDDGAGGRRRQFSFQQGPVFAQIVLADEINRATPKTQSAMLEAMQERSVTVGGTTHRLPEPFFVMATQNPIEQEGTYPLPEAQLDRFFFKLLLGPPAREDLAEILRRTTSASTPEVAPVMNAPAIVAYQELVRRVAIAPHIQDYAVRLTLATHPKGRSGTGAASGEFSTPMVNQYVRLGASPRGAQALVLAGKCRALLDGRAAVSVDDLRSVAIPALRHRLILNFEGEAEGLTTDSVIENVVGTLPVRSEQGAGA, translated from the coding sequence ATGCCCGACAGCCAGCCGATCGATGTCGCAAGCCTGAAGTCGCCGGAGGCGGTGCGCGAGGCGGTGGCGCGGTTCGGCGCGGACTACGCGCGGGTCCGTGAGGAGATCGGGCGGGTCATCGTGGGGCAGCGGGAGGTCGTGGACGGGGTGCTGACGTGCCTGTTCACGGGCGGGCACGTGCTGCTCGAGGGCGTGCCGGGCCTGGGCAAGACGCTGCTGATCCGGTCGCTGGGGCGGGCGCTGTCGCTGTCGTTCTCGCGGGTGCAGTTCACGCCGGACCTGATGCCGGCGGATATCTCGGGAACGACGATCGTGACCGAGCAGGACGACGGGGCCGGGGGGCGGCGACGACAGTTCAGTTTCCAGCAGGGGCCGGTGTTCGCGCAGATCGTGCTGGCGGACGAGATCAACCGCGCGACGCCGAAGACCCAGTCCGCGATGCTGGAGGCGATGCAGGAGCGGTCCGTGACGGTCGGGGGGACGACCCATCGCCTTCCGGAGCCGTTCTTTGTGATGGCGACGCAGAACCCCATCGAGCAGGAGGGGACCTACCCGCTGCCCGAGGCGCAGCTGGACCGGTTCTTCTTCAAACTGCTGCTGGGGCCGCCGGCCCGTGAGGATCTGGCCGAGATTCTCCGCCGCACGACTTCGGCGTCGACACCGGAGGTCGCGCCGGTGATGAACGCGCCGGCGATCGTGGCCTACCAGGAACTCGTGCGCCGGGTCGCCATCGCGCCGCACATCCAGGACTACGCGGTGCGGCTGACGCTGGCGACCCATCCCAAGGGACGGTCCGGGACGGGAGCGGCGTCGGGCGAGTTCTCGACGCCGATGGTGAACCAGTACGTCAGGCTCGGGGCGTCGCCGCGCGGGGCGCAGGCGCTGGTGCTGGCGGGCAAGTGCCGGGCACTGCTGGACGGGCGTGCGGCGGTGTCGGTGGACGACCTCCGCAGCGTGGCGATCCCGGCGCTTCGGCACCGACTGATCCTGAACTTCGAGGGTGAAGCCGAGGGGCTGACGACCGATTCGGTGATCGAGAACGTCGTCGGCACCCTGCCGGTGCGGAGCGAGCAGGGGGCGGGGGCGTGA